The Comamonas endophytica sequence CGGGATGGCGGCAGTGTTGATGGCCACGAAAGGCCCGCCCGCGACCGGCGAATGCTTGTGCAGCGCGCGCGCCACCAGTTCCTTGCCCGACCCCGATTCGCCGGTGATCAGCACCGTGACCTGGCTCTGGCTCAGCCGGCCGATGGCGCGGAACACGTCCTGCATGGCGGGCGCCTGGCCGAGCATCTCGGCGTTGAGCGGCGCCTGGTCCTCGATGATTTCCTCGCGCTGGCTTTCCTCCACCGCGCGGCGGATCAGCTCCACCGCCTTGGGCAGGTCGAAGGGCTTGGCCAGGTACTCGAAGGCGCCGCGCTGGAAGGCCGAAACGGCGCTGTCCAGGTCGGAGTAGGCGGTCATGATGATCACGGGCAGCCCCGGCTGCTGCGCGCGCACCTGTTCAAGCAGCTGCAGCCCCGAGCCGCCGGGCATGCGGATGTCGCTGACCAGCACCTGCGGCGGCTGGCGCGTGGCATCGCCGGGGTCCACGTCGGCCAGCGCGTCGAGTACCTCGCGCGGGTTGGTGAAGCTGCGCGTGGGCAGGTTTTCCCGCGCCAGCGCCTTCTCCAGGACGAAGCGGATCGAGGGGTCGTCATCTACTATCCAGATCGGCTTCATACTTTTACTGCTTCCTTGCGCAATGGTTTGTGAGGGACCTCAGGGCAAGGGGATGAGAATGCGGAAGTCGGTGCAGCCCGGCTGGCTGTCGCATTCGATCAAGCCATCGTGCCGCTGCACAAAGGTCTGGGCCAATGTCAGCCCCAGACCCGATCCGCCATCCCGCCCAGACACCAGGGGATAGAAAATCCTGTCCCTGATGGTCTCTGGCACGCCCGGTCCGTTGTCGATCACATGCAATTCCAATGCCAGGCGGTAGCGTTGCTTGCCGAAAGTCACCTGGCGCGCCACGCGGGTGCGCAAGGTGATGCAGGCATCGCCCCGCGCGATGCGCCCGGCAAGCGCCTGCGCCGCGTTCTGCACGATGTTGAGCACCGCCTGGATCAGCTGCGCGCGGTCGCCGCGGAACTCTGGGATGGAGGTGTCGTAGTCGCGCCTGACGCTCAGGCCCTGCGGGTACTCGACCAGCACCAGCGAGCGCACGCGCTCGCAGACTTCGTGGATGTTGACGTCGCCCACCAGGTGCGGGTGGCGGTGCGGCGCCAGCAGCCGGTCGACCAGGCTCTGCAGCCGGTCCGCCTCGTGCACGATCACCTGGGTGTATTCGCGCATCTCGGGGTTGTCGAGGTCCATCTCCAGCAGCTGCGCCGCGCCGCGGATGCCACCCAGCGGGTTCTTGATCTCGTGCGCCAGGTTGCGGATCAGCTCCTTGTGCGCCTGCGTCTGCTCCAGTAGCCGCTCCTCGCGGTCCTGGCGCACCTGCTGCTCGAGCGGCGACATCTCCAGCAGCACGTGGCCCGAGCCTTCGGCAATGGACACGATGACCTGCATGGGAATCGCTTCCTTGGCCTGGCGCCGCAGGCTGGCCTCGAAGCGCAGCGCCGCGTAGTCCTGCACGCGCGCGCCGTCCATGGCCTTGTGCAGCAGCGACGGATCGGCGAAATGCTCGGCGAAGTCGCAGCCCTCGAGCATGCGACGCGACAGCCCGAGCGCATTCTCCAGCGCCGCGTTGGCGAACAGCACCGAGCCATCGAGCTGCAGCACGGCAGTGAGCGTGCACAGCGAATCAAACACATGGT is a genomic window containing:
- the glnL gene encoding nitrogen regulation protein NR(II), which produces MPLTVENRRAESAYHVFDSLCTLTAVLQLDGSVLFANAALENALGLSRRMLEGCDFAEHFADPSLLHKAMDGARVQDYAALRFEASLRRQAKEAIPMQVIVSIAEGSGHVLLEMSPLEQQVRQDREERLLEQTQAHKELIRNLAHEIKNPLGGIRGAAQLLEMDLDNPEMREYTQVIVHEADRLQSLVDRLLAPHRHPHLVGDVNIHEVCERVRSLVLVEYPQGLSVRRDYDTSIPEFRGDRAQLIQAVLNIVQNAAQALAGRIARGDACITLRTRVARQVTFGKQRYRLALELHVIDNGPGVPETIRDRIFYPLVSGRDGGSGLGLTLAQTFVQRHDGLIECDSQPGCTDFRILIPLP